Proteins encoded within one genomic window of Bdellovibrio bacteriovorus:
- a CDS encoding M23 family metallopeptidase → MIFHLASIVSAFVLAFTSYQSVQAAANTFTAKPVRLGDNLLSILRQNGFSEKEREQVLASHKGLRHLFLTLDTKYLVRRTAGETELRMFDSQTSDAFRILKSGKKVTALPYNPEYKTSLIRIDGRVYGSLLGSILAKINSNWVATRFMDAYVFDMENSRDVARGARFWFTVEKKFEAGQFVKYGEVLQTSLEIDGAPVQKKFVRYKDGGVFFNAQDLLEDRPFYAPVEYIKVASRFKPNRLHPITKRLQPHLGIDFELPVGEPIFAPRKGIVVRYGHNRAAGNYIILLHSNGMETAYNHLHRIDKRIRRGLSVKAGERIGEVGCTGYCTRAHLHFAVKKKGRMVDPVKYIKPFPPQMEQLLEARVASN, encoded by the coding sequence ATGATTTTTCACCTCGCAAGCATCGTGAGTGCGTTCGTTTTAGCATTCACATCCTATCAATCGGTCCAGGCTGCCGCCAACACATTTACTGCAAAACCTGTTCGTCTTGGCGACAACTTACTTTCAATTCTTCGTCAAAACGGATTTTCTGAAAAAGAGCGCGAGCAAGTTCTTGCTTCACACAAAGGACTGCGCCACCTTTTCCTAACCTTAGATACGAAATACTTAGTGCGCCGTACGGCGGGCGAAACTGAGTTGCGCATGTTCGACTCGCAAACTTCAGATGCCTTTCGTATTCTAAAATCAGGCAAGAAAGTGACGGCTCTTCCCTACAATCCAGAGTATAAAACTTCTTTGATTCGCATTGACGGCCGCGTGTACGGTTCTTTGCTGGGAAGTATCTTAGCGAAAATCAATTCCAACTGGGTGGCGACCCGCTTTATGGACGCTTATGTTTTTGATATGGAAAACTCACGCGACGTGGCCCGCGGTGCGCGTTTTTGGTTTACAGTTGAAAAGAAATTTGAAGCCGGTCAGTTTGTAAAATATGGAGAAGTTCTGCAGACTTCGCTAGAGATTGATGGCGCCCCAGTTCAAAAAAAGTTTGTTCGTTATAAAGACGGCGGGGTTTTCTTCAATGCCCAAGATCTTTTGGAAGATCGCCCTTTTTATGCCCCTGTTGAGTACATCAAAGTTGCAAGTCGCTTTAAACCCAATCGCCTTCACCCGATTACGAAACGTCTTCAACCTCACTTGGGGATTGATTTTGAACTTCCGGTGGGTGAACCGATCTTTGCGCCACGCAAAGGTATCGTGGTTCGCTACGGTCACAATCGCGCCGCTGGAAATTATATAATTCTTTTGCACTCAAACGGCATGGAGACGGCTTACAATCATCTTCATCGCATTGATAAGCGCATTCGTCGTGGCTTGTCGGTAAAGGCTGGCGAAAGAATCGGAGAGGTCGGTTGCACTGGGTACTGCACGCGTGCTCACTTGCACTTCGCAGTAAAGAAAAAGGGCCGAATGGTCGACCCTGTGAAATACATTAAACCTTTTCCACCCCAAATGGAGCAGCTGTTAGAAGCGCGCGTTGCTAGTAACTAG
- the galU gene encoding UTP--glucose-1-phosphate uridylyltransferase GalU, whose protein sequence is MSKIKKAIIPAAGLGTRFLPATKTVPKEMLTIVDAPIILYVVEEAVQAGIEDIVLIAGRYKYAIEDFFDTSYELEDKLHKDGKEKLLERVIKIRDKANIISIRQKHALGLGHAVHCGLPIIGKEPFAVLLGDEITMGFHGQPNVTSQLVKSFEETGTSTISVMKVSDKDVSKYGIAEVEDTNKGYFQVTSLMEKPKPTETKSRWALPGRYVFDNHIMDILHNAKPSLNGEIQLTDSMKVLCNDKGLNAMTFTAERYDAGDKLGYLQANIELALQNPELGPEMKHYILQLAQKLN, encoded by the coding sequence ATGTCTAAAATTAAAAAAGCCATCATACCAGCTGCCGGACTTGGAACACGTTTTCTTCCCGCGACGAAAACAGTTCCTAAAGAGATGCTTACCATCGTAGACGCTCCCATCATTCTGTATGTCGTCGAAGAAGCTGTGCAGGCAGGCATTGAAGACATCGTTTTGATTGCGGGTCGCTATAAATATGCGATCGAAGATTTCTTCGATACATCTTATGAGCTTGAAGACAAGCTTCACAAAGACGGAAAAGAAAAGCTTCTTGAACGCGTGATAAAAATCCGCGACAAAGCCAACATCATCAGCATCCGCCAAAAACACGCGCTGGGTTTAGGTCACGCCGTTCATTGCGGCTTACCGATTATCGGGAAAGAGCCTTTCGCCGTACTACTAGGCGATGAAATTACTATGGGGTTTCACGGACAGCCGAACGTGACTTCTCAACTTGTAAAGTCTTTTGAAGAAACTGGGACATCCACAATTTCTGTGATGAAAGTTTCAGACAAAGATGTTTCAAAATACGGTATTGCCGAAGTTGAAGACACGAACAAAGGTTATTTCCAGGTGACTTCTCTGATGGAAAAGCCAAAACCCACCGAAACGAAAAGCCGCTGGGCTTTGCCGGGTCGTTATGTCTTTGATAATCACATTATGGATATTCTTCACAATGCGAAGCCTTCTTTAAATGGCGAAATTCAGCTGACAGACAGCATGAAGGTGCTTTGCAATGACAAAGGGCTTAACGCCATGACGTTTACGGCTGAACGCTACGACGCAGGCGATAAGTTGGGCTATCTTCAGGCAAATATTGAGCTGGCCTTGCAAAACCCGGAGCTTGGGCCTGAGATGAAGCACTATATTTTGCAACTCGCGCAAAAATTGAATTAG
- the priA gene encoding replication restart helicase PriA, whose protein sequence is MSDAQLWRVAVDAPLPEALTYSFAHPLKRGQLVNVPLGRRKVKGLVLGPTDKVPDFEIKSIDSIDEEYSPLPEPFMKWLEWLAQYYIHPIGQVVQSAFPPLKKTDKQRQSKRPPVIPKLESDTNLNLTEEQSACFESISQHHNFSTHLLFGVTGSGKTEVYLRLLEKVLSEGKRGLVLVPEISLTPQLIQRFARRFGDKIAALHSQLTDRERTNQWWDIVEGRKSILIGARSALFCPIEDLGLIIVDEEHEPSFKQDEKLKYNGRDAAVMMGKMMNCPVVLGSATPSLETWKNAVDGKYHLHTLRHRVANRALPEIEVIDLRKQKDDSDEQKKIIEKYSHLPFWLSPKLYERMHEVLDRGDQAALFLNRRGIAQMVVCPACGHTRECPNCDISLTLHAHSHLICHYCDYHENFKTKCPDCKEGQLEAIGLGTELVETDLTRLFPGKTIARADRDEIQSRADLEDLVQKMETGEIDILVGTQMIAKGLDFPKLKLVGLVLADVGFNLPDFRATERSFQLITQMSGRAGRHVQEGEAPGMVIIQTFNAEHDSITFARNHDFEGFAKHELDIRGQLSYPPVGRLVSFRIQGTHLGKVEDTAGLLARRAHALKAQFPQYNSIEILGPAEAPLSKLRGQFRFHLLIKTTQVAAANPFSRQLLGDQEWIPSGIKILIDIDPMSLL, encoded by the coding sequence ATGAGTGATGCTCAACTGTGGAGAGTGGCCGTCGACGCTCCTCTCCCAGAGGCTTTGACGTACAGCTTTGCACATCCTTTAAAACGCGGCCAGCTTGTGAATGTTCCCCTCGGCCGTCGAAAAGTTAAAGGCCTTGTTCTAGGTCCAACGGATAAAGTTCCTGACTTTGAAATCAAAAGCATAGATTCGATTGACGAAGAGTACTCTCCCCTTCCAGAACCCTTTATGAAGTGGTTAGAGTGGCTGGCGCAGTACTATATCCATCCCATTGGACAAGTTGTGCAGTCCGCTTTTCCTCCTCTGAAAAAGACAGATAAACAACGTCAGTCAAAGCGCCCACCCGTTATTCCAAAGTTGGAAAGTGATACCAATTTAAACTTAACGGAAGAGCAAAGCGCTTGCTTCGAAAGTATTTCGCAACATCATAATTTTTCAACGCATCTTCTGTTTGGCGTGACGGGCTCGGGAAAAACCGAAGTCTATTTGCGCTTGCTGGAAAAAGTTCTTAGTGAAGGAAAGCGCGGCCTTGTGCTGGTGCCCGAGATTTCTTTGACGCCACAATTGATTCAACGTTTTGCTCGACGCTTTGGTGATAAGATTGCAGCTCTTCATTCTCAACTGACGGATCGCGAACGCACAAATCAGTGGTGGGATATTGTCGAGGGCAGAAAATCTATTCTGATCGGCGCTCGATCGGCCTTGTTCTGTCCGATTGAAGACTTGGGACTTATTATTGTCGATGAAGAGCACGAGCCCAGCTTTAAACAAGATGAAAAATTAAAGTACAACGGACGTGATGCCGCCGTGATGATGGGTAAAATGATGAATTGCCCCGTCGTTCTAGGTTCTGCAACGCCAAGCCTTGAAACTTGGAAGAACGCAGTGGACGGGAAATACCATCTGCACACTCTTCGTCATCGTGTCGCTAATCGCGCTTTACCTGAAATTGAAGTCATTGATCTTCGTAAGCAAAAAGATGACAGCGATGAACAGAAAAAAATCATCGAAAAGTATTCGCACCTTCCGTTTTGGTTAAGTCCAAAACTTTATGAGCGCATGCACGAAGTTTTAGATCGTGGTGATCAAGCAGCTCTTTTCTTAAATCGTCGTGGAATCGCGCAAATGGTGGTGTGCCCAGCCTGTGGTCACACTCGAGAATGTCCTAATTGTGATATTTCACTGACCTTGCATGCGCATTCTCATTTGATCTGTCACTATTGCGACTATCACGAAAATTTTAAAACGAAATGTCCTGACTGCAAAGAAGGACAACTAGAAGCCATCGGCCTTGGCACCGAACTTGTTGAAACAGATCTGACTCGTCTATTCCCTGGTAAAACCATTGCCCGTGCCGATCGCGATGAGATTCAAAGCCGCGCCGATCTTGAAGACCTAGTTCAAAAAATGGAAACAGGAGAGATCGACATTTTAGTCGGAACTCAAATGATCGCAAAAGGCTTAGACTTTCCAAAATTGAAGTTGGTGGGACTTGTCCTGGCTGATGTGGGATTTAATCTTCCCGATTTTCGTGCGACCGAACGAAGCTTTCAGTTGATCACGCAGATGAGTGGTCGCGCGGGTCGCCACGTTCAAGAAGGTGAAGCTCCGGGAATGGTGATTATTCAAACATTCAATGCGGAACATGACAGCATCACTTTCGCCCGAAATCACGACTTCGAAGGCTTCGCCAAACATGAGCTCGATATTCGCGGGCAGCTTAGCTATCCACCTGTTGGACGTTTGGTGAGTTTTAGAATTCAAGGCACGCATTTAGGAAAAGTGGAAGACACAGCCGGACTTTTAGCGAGACGAGCGCATGCTTTGAAAGCTCAGTTTCCGCAGTACAACTCCATTGAGATTTTAGGGCCTGCCGAGGCGCCGCTTTCGAAATTAAGAGGACAATTCCGATTTCATCTGCTCATAAAAACGACTCAGGTCGCAGCGGCCAATCCCTTTTCAAGACAACTTTTGGGCGACCAAGAGTGGATTCCCTCCGGCATAAAAATTTTGATCGATATCGACCCAATGAGTTTGCTTTAA
- a CDS encoding CFI-box-CTERM domain-containing protein gives MIQCPRCGIQVTELHPVDADLITKLQSIGEANLPPQVCAGCISDLRRTVASSSGGILMAQERAKEQHRLQLWKSRVMLIKKARLCMTQKLYSEAAMSYEKYLKILDIVFDIKKGERLKPEAFKDSARTTELTVVASVYWDLMRIYDTHEKYADRMTNAAKQLAMFIQFTPIYPDIIRKAESFQKTARNPHIVKQFLKMSDKERPRCFIATAAFENSQAPEVMSLRAFRDFTLRQSAWGRKFIAIYYKFSPHIACLLDKQPRMKPAVRALLRLLIKCVS, from the coding sequence ATGATCCAATGTCCCCGCTGTGGAATACAAGTTACTGAACTTCATCCGGTAGATGCTGACCTCATCACGAAGTTGCAATCTATTGGTGAAGCTAATTTACCTCCACAAGTCTGCGCAGGATGTATTTCCGATTTACGCCGCACAGTCGCCTCAAGCAGCGGCGGTATTCTTATGGCGCAAGAACGCGCCAAAGAACAACATCGTCTTCAGCTTTGGAAAAGTCGCGTGATGCTGATTAAGAAAGCGCGCCTGTGCATGACTCAAAAGCTTTATTCTGAAGCGGCGATGTCGTACGAAAAGTATTTAAAAATTCTCGACATCGTTTTCGATATCAAAAAAGGCGAACGTCTTAAGCCCGAAGCTTTCAAAGACAGTGCTCGTACGACAGAACTGACCGTAGTGGCCTCTGTGTACTGGGACTTAATGCGTATTTACGATACCCACGAAAAATACGCGGACCGTATGACGAATGCCGCAAAACAACTGGCGATGTTTATTCAATTCACGCCGATCTACCCAGACATCATTCGTAAGGCAGAGTCCTTCCAAAAAACCGCACGCAATCCGCATATCGTGAAACAGTTCTTGAAGATGTCCGATAAAGAACGTCCTCGCTGTTTCATCGCCACGGCGGCCTTTGAAAATTCTCAGGCACCTGAGGTGATGAGTTTGCGAGCTTTCCGTGACTTCACTCTTCGTCAGTCAGCATGGGGACGTAAATTTATTGCCATTTACTATAAGTTCTCTCCTCACATTGCTTGCTTACTCGATAAGCAACCGCGCATGAAACCCGCAGTCAGAGCACTTCTCCGTCTTTTGATTAAATGCGTTAGCTAA
- a CDS encoding NAD(P)-binding protein produces MAHIYDYAIIGSGLTGLSIAAALSRETKNIALIEGADVPFGVNKKVNFPTGPMNNGLRFVPDSVLSEKALRFLENLLNTKVVDTVSEEAPITYESGGFKTFLGFGDTPPAFYEELAYFTSSKRLDLAMEPYEWTQALFEKFQGEFMQRSYVTKFHQEGEKVTHVTINGSKTLHAHNFIFAGTVKDLAILLPDDAISIRARSKLSKNTYWTALCLDICHAKPVTESTAMHILNGTTQDEIGPCAGRFLPSVETENGPLQASQWMTFIEQEVTEDSEVVGMALKKIKRQIKRAYPEALDNLKLERIFVAPIIAGNGDIKLSANMTIPELENLWIASSTVNEQKNLVGSLLQAEMIVASLGFKVEASEEAPTTEATI; encoded by the coding sequence ATGGCTCATATCTACGACTATGCAATTATTGGTAGCGGTTTAACTGGTCTCAGCATCGCAGCGGCTCTTAGCCGTGAAACAAAAAACATCGCGCTTATTGAAGGTGCGGATGTTCCGTTTGGCGTGAACAAGAAAGTCAACTTCCCTACAGGCCCGATGAACAATGGCCTGCGTTTTGTTCCTGATTCAGTGTTGTCCGAAAAAGCTTTGCGCTTTTTAGAAAATCTTTTGAATACAAAAGTTGTCGACACAGTTTCTGAGGAAGCTCCGATCACGTACGAATCTGGCGGCTTTAAAACTTTCTTAGGTTTCGGAGATACCCCTCCGGCATTCTACGAAGAGCTTGCTTACTTCACATCGAGCAAGCGTTTGGATCTAGCGATGGAGCCTTACGAGTGGACTCAAGCTTTGTTTGAAAAATTTCAAGGCGAGTTCATGCAACGCTCTTACGTGACGAAGTTTCATCAAGAAGGTGAAAAGGTCACTCACGTGACGATCAATGGTTCTAAAACATTGCATGCTCACAACTTTATTTTTGCAGGCACTGTGAAAGACTTGGCGATTCTTCTTCCAGATGACGCCATCTCTATTCGCGCTCGTTCAAAACTTTCTAAGAATACTTACTGGACGGCTTTATGCCTGGACATCTGTCACGCAAAACCGGTGACCGAATCTACAGCGATGCACATCTTGAATGGAACCACACAAGATGAAATCGGCCCATGCGCAGGTCGTTTCCTGCCTTCGGTAGAAACAGAAAATGGTCCACTTCAAGCTTCACAATGGATGACTTTCATCGAGCAAGAAGTGACTGAAGATTCTGAAGTCGTTGGTATGGCTTTGAAAAAAATCAAACGTCAAATCAAACGCGCCTACCCTGAAGCTTTGGACAATTTGAAATTGGAAAGAATTTTCGTCGCTCCGATCATCGCTGGCAACGGCGATATCAAGTTGAGCGCGAATATGACAATTCCAGAGCTTGAAAACCTTTGGATTGCTTCATCAACAGTGAATGAACAAAAGAATCTTGTCGGTTCTTTGCTTCAAGCGGAGATGATCGTCGCGTCTTTAGGATTTAAAGTCGAAGCTTCGGAAGAAGCACCAACGACAGAAGCTACAATTTAA
- a CDS encoding sensor histidine kinase — MFRRDGLTPINSLANPNIYEREREGMTVQDDPRFHSEVEKIFKNQAQDICVRVDRGFAYLMLFQWVGCVLLGAFVTPSTWLGQMSGSKENAFIGLIFGALFAAPPIYAAWMFPGEKVTRCLIALGQMLFSTLIVYLTGGRIESHFHIFVSLAALAFYMDISVLWVGASIVIVDHLLRGFYIPMSIYGVSAGVEWRWIEHTAWVIFENFVLILGIQRHRKELREVANSKVQMMHAREEALRLASVKSSFLSNVSHEIRTPLNSIMGFSDILRDTKLDEEQQEYVNTIHRCSESLLHLVNDILDVSKIENGLLQVDSHPFDLKELHSDIQKMFSIKCQEKGLSLELHMDEDIPSKAKGDSHRLRQVLMNLVGNAVKFTEKGKVRIEVKKDSIAKTYSWHIIDTGRGIKRENIKKLFRSFYQEDPSIARQYGGTGLGLMISKNLVEIMGGQISVTSNYGEGTTFSFSLPLEEI, encoded by the coding sequence ATGTTTAGACGCGATGGATTGACTCCGATAAATAGTCTAGCCAATCCCAATATTTATGAACGTGAGCGTGAGGGAATGACAGTACAGGACGACCCAAGATTCCACTCTGAGGTGGAGAAAATCTTTAAAAATCAGGCCCAGGATATCTGCGTCCGCGTAGATCGCGGTTTTGCATATCTCATGTTATTTCAATGGGTTGGCTGCGTGCTCTTAGGGGCTTTTGTCACTCCGTCGACTTGGCTGGGACAGATGAGCGGCTCAAAGGAAAACGCCTTCATCGGCCTTATCTTTGGCGCTCTTTTCGCGGCTCCTCCTATCTATGCGGCTTGGATGTTTCCTGGAGAAAAGGTCACTCGTTGTCTGATCGCTCTTGGTCAGATGTTGTTTTCGACCCTTATCGTCTACCTTACCGGCGGAAGAATCGAATCGCATTTCCATATCTTCGTCTCGTTGGCGGCGTTGGCTTTTTATATGGATATTTCCGTCCTATGGGTGGGAGCTTCCATCGTTATCGTGGATCATCTTCTGCGCGGTTTTTATATTCCAATGTCTATATATGGAGTCTCTGCCGGGGTTGAGTGGCGGTGGATTGAGCACACGGCTTGGGTCATCTTCGAAAACTTCGTTTTAATTCTGGGAATTCAACGCCATCGAAAAGAACTGCGCGAAGTTGCAAATTCAAAAGTGCAAATGATGCACGCTCGGGAAGAGGCTTTGCGCCTGGCTTCGGTGAAATCCAGCTTCTTAAGCAATGTCAGCCATGAAATTCGCACACCTTTGAACAGTATCATGGGATTTTCAGATATTCTTCGCGACACGAAGCTCGATGAAGAACAACAAGAGTACGTGAACACTATCCATCGTTGTTCGGAGTCTCTGCTGCATCTTGTGAATGACATTTTAGATGTTTCAAAAATCGAAAATGGACTTTTACAGGTCGATAGTCATCCCTTTGATCTCAAAGAACTTCATAGCGATATTCAAAAAATGTTTTCAATCAAGTGTCAGGAAAAAGGTCTATCGCTAGAGTTACACATGGATGAAGACATCCCATCGAAAGCCAAAGGTGATTCGCATCGTTTGCGCCAAGTTTTGATGAACCTTGTCGGCAATGCTGTGAAGTTTACTGAAAAAGGCAAAGTGCGGATTGAAGTAAAGAAAGATTCTATTGCGAAGACTTATTCATGGCACATTATTGATACAGGTCGCGGCATTAAACGGGAAAATATCAAAAAGCTTTTCCGCAGTTTCTATCAAGAAGATCCCTCCATCGCCCGTCAGTATGGTGGTACCGGTTTAGGCCTTATGATCTCAAAGAACTTGGTAGAGATTATGGGCGGGCAGATTTCCGTCACCAGCAATTACGGTGAAGGAACGACCTTTTCATTTTCACTTCCCTTAGAAGAAATTTAA
- the rpsB gene encoding 30S ribosomal protein S2: MAQVTMKEMLDAGVHFGHQTQRWNPKMKPYVYTARGGIHIIDLQKTVVRANKAADFVKEVAANGGRLIFVGTKKQAIEPIQEAAQKCGQYYVTKRWLGGMMTNFETIKSSIDRLRKIDTMKEKGEFNYLTKKERAKLEKEYLRLTEFLSGIREMKEMPSAMFVVDLPKEHIAVAEAKRLGIPVVAIADTNSDPESVEYAIPGNDDAIRSIKLFANLVAEAYLEGAKTWEQKLRTMTDKQSDVAKEASEGKEEAPKRRGAGPRGGAKDAPKKSAGPAVVKATKGRKLVAAGTAEEVEIQAELENKEDDSAE, from the coding sequence ATGGCACAAGTGACCATGAAAGAAATGTTAGACGCTGGCGTCCACTTCGGACATCAAACTCAGCGTTGGAACCCAAAAATGAAACCTTATGTTTACACAGCTCGCGGAGGCATTCATATCATTGACCTTCAAAAGACTGTTGTACGCGCTAACAAAGCTGCTGATTTCGTAAAAGAAGTTGCTGCTAACGGTGGTCGTTTGATCTTCGTTGGAACGAAAAAGCAAGCTATTGAGCCTATCCAAGAAGCGGCTCAAAAATGCGGTCAGTACTACGTAACTAAGCGTTGGTTGGGTGGTATGATGACGAATTTCGAAACGATCAAATCTTCTATCGATCGTCTTCGCAAAATCGACACAATGAAAGAAAAAGGCGAATTCAACTACTTGACTAAGAAAGAGCGCGCGAAGCTTGAAAAAGAATACCTTCGTTTGACTGAGTTCTTGTCTGGTATCCGTGAAATGAAGGAAATGCCATCTGCTATGTTCGTAGTAGACCTTCCTAAAGAACACATCGCTGTTGCTGAAGCTAAACGCTTGGGCATCCCAGTTGTTGCTATCGCTGATACAAACTCTGATCCAGAGTCTGTTGAGTACGCGATTCCAGGTAACGACGATGCGATCCGTTCAATCAAATTGTTCGCAAACCTAGTTGCTGAAGCTTACCTAGAAGGTGCTAAAACTTGGGAACAAAAACTTCGCACAATGACAGACAAACAATCTGACGTTGCTAAAGAAGCTTCTGAAGGTAAAGAAGAAGCTCCTAAGCGTCGTGGCGCAGGCCCTCGTGGTGGCGCGAAAGATGCTCCTAAGAAATCAGCGGGTCCTGCAGTTGTTAAAGCAACTAAAGGTCGTAAACTTGTTGCTGCTGGTACAGCAGAAGAAGTTGAAATCCAAGCTGAGCTTGAGAACAAAGAAGACGATTCAGCGGAGTAA
- the tsf gene encoding translation elongation factor Ts: MSISATLVKELREKTNAGMMDCKKALEATSGDFNAAVEWLRVKGLGAAAKKADRIAAEGTVFAQVVGNTGVVVEINSETDFVARNDGFKALVADVAEHLVKTTATGDVLEQAFTKDPSKKMADLFTEATATIGEKIVLRRSEKYTASANTLVHTYIHGEGKIGVLIEVAASKPEAVTNPALKTFAQDVSLHIAAMNPMAISSDQIPADVVSKEKEILTAKNLESGKKPEMIEKIVEGQIRKFLAENCLMDQAFVKNPDMKVSDLAKTVGKEIGADVTIKRFVRYELGAGIEKKSNDFAAEVAAQMKGH, from the coding sequence ATGTCTATTTCCGCTACTCTTGTTAAAGAGCTAAGAGAAAAAACAAACGCAGGTATGATGGATTGCAAAAAGGCGCTTGAGGCGACTTCTGGCGATTTCAATGCTGCTGTTGAATGGTTGCGCGTAAAAGGTCTTGGCGCTGCTGCAAAGAAAGCTGACCGTATCGCTGCTGAAGGTACAGTGTTCGCACAAGTTGTGGGTAACACAGGTGTTGTTGTTGAAATCAACTCTGAAACTGACTTCGTTGCACGTAACGATGGCTTCAAAGCTCTAGTTGCTGACGTTGCTGAACACTTGGTTAAAACGACAGCTACTGGCGACGTTTTGGAACAAGCTTTCACTAAAGATCCTTCTAAAAAAATGGCAGACCTTTTCACTGAAGCTACTGCTACTATCGGTGAAAAAATCGTTCTTCGCCGTTCAGAGAAGTACACGGCTTCTGCTAACACTTTGGTTCACACTTACATCCACGGTGAAGGTAAAATCGGCGTATTGATCGAAGTTGCTGCTTCTAAACCAGAAGCTGTAACGAACCCAGCTTTGAAAACTTTCGCTCAAGACGTTTCATTGCACATCGCTGCTATGAACCCAATGGCTATTTCTTCAGATCAAATCCCTGCGGATGTTGTTTCTAAAGAAAAAGAAATTTTGACTGCTAAAAACCTTGAATCAGGTAAAAAACCAGAAATGATCGAAAAGATCGTTGAAGGTCAAATCCGTAAATTCTTGGCTGAAAACTGCTTGATGGACCAAGCTTTCGTTAAAAATCCGGACATGAAAGTGTCTGATTTGGCGAAAACTGTTGGTAAAGAGATCGGCGCTGACGTTACAATCAAACGTTTCGTACGTTATGAATTGGGCGCTGGTATCGAAAAGAAGTCTAATGACTTCGCAGCTGAAGTTGCAGCTCAAATGAAAGGACACTAG
- the pyrH gene encoding UMP kinase codes for MKEPVYKRILLKLSGEALAGKQGTGINTATIKQIAQDVAEAYKAGVQMGIVIGGGNIYRGVAASAEGMDRASADYMGMLATCINALALQDALEKEGVPTRVQTAIEMAEIAEPYIRRRAIRHLEKERIVIFGAGTGNPFFTTDTAASLRAMEINAQVIMKATKVDGIYDKDPAKHTDAKKFDKISYIDVLNRGLQVMDSTAISMCMDNKLPIITFDLTQPGNILKAVQGESIGTLVH; via the coding sequence TTGAAAGAGCCTGTCTATAAACGCATTTTGCTAAAGTTAAGTGGTGAAGCTCTTGCGGGTAAGCAAGGGACTGGTATCAATACAGCGACGATTAAACAAATCGCGCAAGACGTAGCAGAGGCTTATAAAGCAGGCGTTCAAATGGGTATCGTCATCGGTGGCGGTAACATCTATCGTGGTGTTGCCGCTTCTGCTGAAGGCATGGATCGCGCAAGTGCTGACTACATGGGTATGCTTGCGACTTGTATCAATGCTTTGGCCCTTCAAGACGCTCTTGAAAAAGAAGGCGTCCCTACTCGCGTACAAACAGCTATTGAAATGGCTGAAATCGCAGAACCTTACATCCGTCGCAGAGCTATCCGCCATTTAGAAAAAGAGCGTATTGTGATTTTCGGTGCAGGAACGGGAAATCCATTCTTCACGACAGACACTGCTGCTTCTCTTCGCGCTATGGAGATCAATGCACAGGTCATCATGAAGGCGACAAAGGTCGACGGAATCTACGATAAAGATCCTGCAAAACATACGGATGCAAAAAAATTCGATAAGATCAGCTACATTGACGTTCTGAACCGCGGTTTGCAGGTGATGGACTCTACAGCGATCAGCATGTGTATGGATAACAAACTTCCAATCATCACTTTCGACCTGACTCAGCCAGGCAACATCCTAAAAGCTGTTCAAGGTGAAAGTATCGGAACATTGGTTCACTAG
- the frr gene encoding ribosome recycling factor, protein MSVADVKKNAQAKMEKTLAALGEELKKIRTGRAQVSMLDNIRVNYYGTPSPLSQVASISTPDAKSFLIAPWEVSILKDIEQAIIKSELGMAPMNDGKVIRLKVPDLTEERRKDLAKQVKKIAEEARVAVRMARRDANDEVKKLQKDKAISEDEGKKAEADVQKVTDDFIKKVDQVADEKEKSILTI, encoded by the coding sequence ATGTCAGTAGCAGATGTAAAAAAGAATGCTCAAGCAAAAATGGAAAAGACTTTGGCGGCTTTAGGCGAAGAGCTTAAAAAAATCCGTACAGGTCGTGCTCAAGTGTCTATGCTTGATAATATCCGCGTAAACTACTACGGCACTCCATCTCCTCTTTCTCAGGTAGCGTCTATCTCTACTCCGGATGCAAAATCATTCTTGATCGCTCCTTGGGAAGTTTCAATTCTTAAAGATATCGAACAAGCTATCATCAAGTCTGAGTTGGGCATGGCTCCAATGAACGACGGTAAAGTGATCCGCTTGAAAGTTCCAGATTTAACAGAAGAGCGTCGTAAAGACCTCGCAAAACAAGTTAAGAAAATCGCTGAAGAAGCACGTGTGGCTGTTCGTATGGCTCGTCGTGATGCCAATGACGAAGTTAAAAAACTTCAAAAAGATAAAGCTATCAGCGAAGACGAAGGCAAAAAAGCAGAAGCAGATGTTCAAAAAGTGACTGACGATTTCATCAAAAAAGTAGACCAAGTGGCTGATGAAAAAGAAAAGTCCATTTTGACTATCTAA